One Purpureocillium takamizusanense chromosome 12, complete sequence DNA window includes the following coding sequences:
- a CDS encoding Non-specific serine/threonine protein kinase (EggNog:ENOG50KOG0583~COG:G) translates to MSNEVQPGGVLSPSEDDPRPTDDAGSRSKTETRSPRAVKYIKGTVLGRGGYGTVYKVRRVSDGMIFAGKASKSLRGLEHEANALRSLNHENILRLVELYRDPENPSAAILITEWCPYGTLQERIDQATPNMDKSEIKQVMIQISDALTYLHDEKRLYHRDVKPRNILIRGLHPFSVILADCGDVRRLESKGSLRGTPQYYSPEILQYKRHYGSGDDVWALGVTLAGMLRQCPQFRLSDKIVTNNNDDAAEELRKWPHRLQNHVQQLLALNPRHWLVRTMAEMLAWEVDERISAAACAEAFRVLNEESMGEPGKPWDFGIASPEGFKPISFW, encoded by the exons ATGTCTAATGAAGTGCAACCCGGCGGCGTTCTTTCGCCCAGCGAAGACGACCCACGCCCAACAGATGATGCTGGTTCCCGTTCCAAGACCGAAACCCGCAGCCCCAGGGCTGTAAAGTATATCAAAGGCACTGTTCTAGGGCGCGGAGGCTATGGAACCGTCTACAAGGTCCGGCGTGTGAGTGACGGTATGATCTTTGCGGGCAAGGCCTCCAAGTCGCTACGGGGTCTAGAGCACGAGGCCAACGCCCTGCGATCTCTCAACCAC GAAAACATCTTGAGGCTCGTCGAGCTGTACAGGGATCCCGAAAATCCGTCTGCCGCGATCCTCATAACCGAATGGTGTCCGTATGGGACCCTCCAGGAGCGCATCGACCAGGCGACGCCCAACATGGACAAGTCTGAGATCAAGCAGGTCATGATCCAGATCTCGGACGCCCTGACCTACCTGCACGACGAAAAGAGACTATATCATCGGGACGTCAAGCCGCGAAACATCCTCATCCGCGGCCTACATCCCTTCTCTgtcatcctcgccgactgCGGGGACGTGCGCCGGCTCGAAAGCAAGGGCTCTCTCCGCGGCACGCCGCAATACTACTCCCCGGAGATCTTGCAGTACAAGCGCCACTACGGCAGCGGGGACGACGTCTGGGCCTTGGGCGTCACGCTGGCGGGCATGCTGCGGCAGTGCCCGCAGTTCCGCCTGTCGGATAAGATCGTCACaaacaacaacgacgacgccgctgaggagctgcgcaagtGGCCGCACCGCTTGCAGAATCATGTGCAGCAGCTTCTGGCGCTGAACCCGCGACACTGGCTTGTGcgcaccatggccgagatGTTGGCTTGGGAAGTGGACGAGAGGATATCGGCTGCAGCTTGCGCGGAGGCATTCCGGGTCCTGAACGAAGAGAGCATGGGTGAACCTGGTAAGCCTTGGGACTTTGGCATCGCATCGCCCGAGGGCTTCAAGCCGATTTCCTTTTGGTGA